DNA from Daucus carota subsp. sativus chromosome 1, DH1 v3.0, whole genome shotgun sequence:
CTATAGCATTACCCGTCCTTTCCAGCTTCCACAAGTCCTACCAACCCCAACTTCGAACTCTTATCCATTAACCATTTAGGTCACTTGTGTAATGACTTGAATCAATTTATTTTGCCaatattaaaatcaataattttaaatgaaaatataaaaataattataagacATGGCGTGTTTCCTAAAAAATTGTGATGTGTAcaaagataatattttaatacataACAATCGGGTGAATTTCTCGGGTTCTCATGGAGTAGTGCTTTAAATTTATTCTTGTAAAATCAATAAAAGagtaaattgattatatttagcCATGTTTATAATTTGTGTAAGTACAAAAACATGAAATTTACAATTGAACATGAGTGCCCCATGTACTAAAGTGTTGTCATATGGGGCCAAATGGGTGCAACAAAACGGTGGTGAAACAAAACCATGTgctgtatattaatgtttcattCCTCCAACAAAACATAAGGAGACACCAATGCAAGTTAAGGTACATATATAAGACAGTTTTGTAAAAAGAATGTGCAAGCAGGCTGTACAACTGATGAACTGAGTAGCTTGTAGGCTGTAGCTCCTTATattcattttgttttttctcTGTTTTTTCTTCTGTTACTGAGAATGATGAACAGTAAATATTGTTACACGGCATTGACAGAGAACCTGTCCAGACCAAATCAAATGTTGAAGAATTTTCAATATATACACTATGTACACGGGAATTAGAAGGGTAGAAACCGGACAactttgttttcttttcctcTGGCTGAGTGTTTATACAAAGAACGTGTCACTGGACACTGCATCTGTTAGTTGTTGAATATAGTCTTCCAAAAAGCAATAGCCGGGCATTTTCATTATATAGATTACCTTTATATGCTGAGCAAAAGCACAAGATAAAGGACAGCAACACAGGTGCAGCTTAGAGAAGCCAGTATATGTCAACCTGCCAAGAAGTAAAGTTCGTTACACAGCAGAAAATTAAGAACTGCAAAATGGAGCCTCAGATTGCTATATGCCATACTGACATGATTTATAGGGGTGCAATTGACCAGAGCCAAGTTGAGTAACGGACTTGACTGAAAATTTCAGGCTCAAGCAGGACCAAGCCATAAAACTAAAGCTCAAGAAGCGGCTCAGAAATTCGAACTTCTAATAATAAACTAAAGTTCGGTAAACGGCTCAGAAATTCGAACTTCGGTAAACAGCTCAGAAATTCGAACTAAAGCCATAAAACTAAAGCCTCGACAAAAGTTCGGTAAACGGCTCagaaattcgaaattctaataaTAAACCGATAGAAACTCGAATTTGAGCAGTTGGACTAGAGCTTGAATgtcaataaaaatttagttttcTATATTGATGTAaggatatatatattacattttatccaactttgtactccaatactccaatatattgtgtactccattgaactttactctctctctctctctctctctctatatatatatatatatatatatatatatatatatatatattatgttccACTTAGAACCATTAGCCTAAGAACCCTTAGAACCTTTTAGCATTAATAAGGGTTCTACAGCAGAACTGCACGTGCAAAAAGtgtcgtgtttatgtattatattttaaaattatttttgattacacacaacgatgcaaaaaaacatgtatttagatttagattctgaaaatctatttaaaatttagggttctacAGCAGAAccctagtggttctatggttctattttaaggactggttttcccttgagcgcgaccctaaatatatatacattcttcttttagggtcgcgctcaagaggaaaccagtccttaaaatagatacatagaaccactaaggttctgctgcagaaccttaaattttaaatagatttttaggatctaaatctaaatacatgtttttttcatgttgTTCATCGttttgtgtgttcaaaaataattttaaaatataatacatagatattgacattttttgcatgtgaagttttgttgcagaatcctaactaatacttaagttctgctgcagaaccctaactaatattagaaataaggtaagggttctatgggttctctctctaatgattctctcttgaacatgaccctcttcttttaagggtgttcttATTTGAGTAATGGCAACATATTTCAGTCGTTTatacatcacaaatcactattttatatagagcttattgcactttgtaaccccaaactttggtttattaattattagcAAATCAAACGCCACATATTGAAACGTGATCGTTTGTAACCTTAAGTTTCAATTAGCTTTCAGTTTGTAAACCTAGCTCACACATCCGTTAAACACAGCCGTAAACTTTAACAgcttgagaggtaacagtgtgtatattagtttctaacagctattttgcatcctgtgacctctcaaagtttatgtattatattttaaaattatttctaaatacacaaaacgatgtaaaaaaaattaaaataaattttaaaatatgtatttagatttagaatctgaaaatttatttattttaaaataaacgatgtaacttattttaaaattttaaaataaatacatattttaaaatttattttaattttttttacatcattgcatgtgttcaaaaataattttaaaatatactccctccgtccctctttagttgtcacatttctatttttgttggtcaaattgactaagttttgaccaatGATTATAAGTCAttctttcatcattttaaaaagctgaaaattacatcttaaagtagattaaaagttatttccagtgacattttttttattttttcaattgataaaatattaataaattttagtcaaactttggtcaatttgaccggcacaaaaccaaatgtaaaaactaaaatgggacggagggagtaatacataaactttgaggggtcaCCGGgtgtaaagtagctgttagaaactatacacacactgttatctctcaaacagttaaaattAACGGCTGTTTTTAACTGATATGTGGGCCAgggttacaaaccgaaagctaaatgaaacttagggttacaaactaccacgtttcaaagtgtggggtctgatttgctaatgaGCCAAAGTCTGGGGCTACAAAATGCAATATactcttttatatataatatttcttaaaataaatatatacatacatatatatacacaacataTATGATAATCATCTTGACCCATACTGCAATAATGGACCTCTTGTCACCATTACTAGCACCTTTTATAAATAGTCACCATCACCGACTATCACTAATAGCCACCGCCACTTGCCATCATAACTTACCACAACTCGCAACTACTTATCACAATCACGCACCTCCTCACATCACTAACTACCATGACCTCCTGGCTCTTACAACTACAATTGATCGTTAATAATAGACCACCAATAGTTAACATAAGTACATTTTCTCAatcatgaaaaataaaaattgctgATATTATTGTATAAAACAGTGATTAATGAAGTATAAACGTGTGATTCCAGTAGTTACAAACAGTGATTGTggaactggtttttagtttgtatttaaaaattggtttgtatCTGATCACTAGCCTATATATAAGGACAAGCTCTGAAATAGCTGGAGGCCTGGAGCTTGGATCGATTATTGTCCAATCAGATTCGAGTAAATTACTAGCCAAGCTCAAATAGCTCATGAGTAGATCAACTAATTAACACTAGTACTCAAAACAAATAAGACTATGCAAGGAGTAGCAAGTTACTAGAAATTACACACCTTCCTTGGAGAAAGCAAATACACCCCCAAGAATGTCATCACTATCTGCATCTTCCTCAAAATCCGCCTTGTTGCAATGACTAGTACTTCTGTCAACCTCAGTTGtatgtttattaaattgattaaatttatcAAGGCTTGTTGATTCAAAGTATCCCTCTTGAAAATAGTGTATATCTTCATGCCCTAGTTCTTCAGGAAGGTTCATAGTTGAATCAGTACATTTGGAACTTGTATTTGAAACATCACCCGTCACAACACTGCTTGAAGAAAGAACCTCTTCAGAAATATTTCCTCCAGACGGTGAAGGCTTGCTGGAAATGCTAGAATAGTTATTGACATAACACTCCTCAAATGCAGATATCATACTTGGAGATGGCTCAGGAGAAAGTGAAGTAGCAGCTCTGCCAATTGAGTTCTGTGTTGGCAGAAAATTAGACCCTTTAACCCCTTTATTCTCATTATCAATTGGTCTAAAGGGAGGATAAGAATTCATTGTAGCATGGTACTCTTGTTTTGACAGATCCGTTGCTGAACTTCGTATCCCTGAAAGAAGATCCATCAAGTATAAAACTTCATAAAAAGCAGACAAGATTATAATTTGCATATCACTATATACAGGTGGATTGCATACCAGTTATTAAGTTATCAACTGAACTAGGTATCAGCGCTTGTTCATCATCGGAGTACTTATTACCCTCATCACTCAAAGAAGAGGAAGGCGAATATCTTACATTAATGCCCCTGCAGAAAATTCATTATAATAAATCAACCAAGCACATGTAAAGATTTTCTTTTAGGAAATCTTAAGATTTGAGTTATCAAGGTTGATGGGCGGAAATCATGTAACTGGTTAACTCTGCAAAATCAACTCTTGCTCCAACAAGAATCAGCACGAGAATGATAATTTGCTAACTGCAATCTCGATTTCAtgcaaaagaaaaacaaatacatGCAGAAGTTGTAGGCCTAATTGCCCACATAAATtacatatttgaaaaaaaacatattaaacAGATTTTAAATCTGATTTACCATCCACACAAGATacatggggggggggggggggggggggggaattgTAATAAAAAACTTTGTTTCGGGCGATATCCTGTAAAATTGCTTAACAAACATATAGAAAGatgaaaaacaagaagaaacACAAAGTTTCCAAAACCACATATTTCACCGGGATTACATATATACGGATAGGACAACAATGAGTAGATACGGCTAGTCTTGCACAAGAATTTTATCTCTTGAGACCTGGTCCATACAAATTACACGAGTTTTTCAtgtttatttctgaaaaatctTAATTATCTACAACTTACATATACAAAATAGAATTGATTGCTCCATTTCATATCGACTTACTTCTGTGGGAAGTATATTAACTATCACTATGgataatttttgtttatttaagcCCGTGTACGACGCAGATAtcaatgtatagaattgatttgTAAATTAAGTCCAGAATTTGACCACTTTTATAGCCCCTCCCTGTTTCATTAGAAATTGAGTACATTGCAACTTGGGGACACAGAAATTTGTCCAATGCACATCCTATCCTTCAAATGTTAGCACAGAATTCAAATCATGAAAGTCTTTTGAATTCCAGTAAAAAACCAAAattgcaaaaaatatttttgcatCCTAACCTGTTATTAGCCCATTTATGATGGAGTTGGTGAAAATGGTCAGAGACGGGAAGCAGATCCTTCCTCCTTATTTCAATTTCCCGGGCATGCAACTTCTCAATTTCAATTTCTCCACCACTAGAATATAGATTTGGTCTCCCGCCTTCTACTGAGACAGAACTCATTGCATACGAATAAACCTACATTGACAGTAAAAGGGCCATGACAATTATACGTAGAAACAATTTAAGAAAACAAATAACTTATAGCATCATGTATTTAAGTTAATAATATACCTTAGACTTTTGCCAAACTGGTGTCCTGCCGGATCTTATCTGCACTTCTGCTTTTGAAAGATACCAATGGTATTGATCATGGTGTTTCACCGTATCCTTTTCCTTAGTACCATCATCTTCATACTCATAAGGGCAAATAACTGTCTCTGCAGAATCTTGCCTACCAAGAACATTTCCCTGGATGAACTCCTCTCTTTCAGGCCAATCAGCTCTTCGGCAGACATCCCACCATTGAACAGGGGAAGCTTTCACCTTTAACTCCTCGTCTTGTACCTGCTCCAGCGAACTTGTCCCATTTCTCAGAAAAGATTCACCTTGATCGCCTCCAACAGAATGCAGCAGTTCATATTGAACCACATTGCCAGAAGGAGTATAAACCATCAAGTGCTCCAATGCATTTACAGTTAAGTTAGTGGGCTGTAAATTGCCAACAGAACTATGGAAGATGGCAGAAACAACACCAGGTGGAGGTGGGAGTTTCCCTGCAGCTGAAGATGCGGCATTTCTCACAGTACTAAGCCAAGTTGAATTCTTAATCCTGCTTACTACAGATAAGGTAATAAGAGGGGGTGGAGGTGGAGAGTAGGACTGCTTCAGCATGTACGAAGAAGTAGACCACCACGGCACAGATCGAAGAGGAAGTAAAGTAGGTCCATTAAGATTAGAATTTTGCATTTGAAGACCAGTCTCACCACCAAAAGGAGATAGAACAAAAATATGACCAGTGTGATTGGATGAAACAATCGCTATCCAATGACTAGATGGACTAAAACAAATGTCTTGAATAACCTGTCGCAGGAATATAGGTTATAAATCTACAACATTTATATATGAATCaacattataattacataggtaCATAATTCAGAAACGAAAGAATATTACTGCCGAAGTGATGCCACGATGGAGCTTGTAAAGGTGCACATGAGAAGAACTCCAATCGTAGCTATGACTTCCTGATCCATTTTGTAAGTAGGTAGGCACGATTCGAAAAATATTAATGTTGTTACCCTTGACGGATGCAGTAACCAAAAGAGTCCCACTCGGGTCAAAGCAAAGGGCAGCTATGGGACAGGTATGTGCCCTGAACTGTGATACAACAGCCCTGGACACAAAATCTTTAATGACGACCTGCATATAACAATTCAGTTTAGCTACAATATTAAAATCCTGGTAGTCAGAAAGAGAATAGCTGATACATCATTAAAGATTCAATGTACCGCTGAACCTAAATAGAACCTCGTCAATTAACTGGACAACCCAGTACATATACTAGACAATAAATAAGTGTGGGCGTCTGAGATGAAAAGAATTCTTGAATTTCTTGATTAGTTGAGCATTTCAACAATTACAATTTTGCAAAACTAAGATGAATCGCTAAATTAAGAGCAAGACTTACAGTTCCAGCAGTATCTACGTCACTTAAGTGAGCTGTAGTCCGGCCCACTTTGCCGCTTGCAATGGAGGACACCGGAGAGCTAGAACCATCAGGAAGAAGCTCATGACAGTATTTTGAGAATGTTTTGATTCCCATGTCTCCAAGATTAATTATTCCTGTGGCTAATTGCTTACTAGATTCCATCGCATATCGAGCCATCAGATTCCCGTTGCTTGGTGAGGTAGAAGGGCTAACACCTGGAGATGGACTCAAACTCTGTGGACTTAAACGTCCCGTGTTTGGTAACAAGGGGTTATTAGAAGCATATGCTAACCACCTAGGGCCAACAGCCATGGGACCATAGCCAATATTGACACCACTGAGAGCTTGGCCTCCCAAACGAGGGACATGATAAGTAAGCACACTGAACTTACTCTCGAGAGTGAGAGCATCAAAACAATAAATCTGCAGCACATAGATAGATAATAGTCAGGGTAAGAGTTCTAACCTATGCATTCATACAGAGATGTACAAGCTCTGAACACATGCAGATTAGATATGAAAGATAATTAAAGTGTGGGCCTCGAATCAGGAACACAGTAAATCCATTTTCAGTAAGAGAGAGAACAAAACCAAGCGTCTCTGTTATGAAACCAAACGTTCTCCATATAGAAAATTCATCTAATTAGCAGCACTCTAGCAAGCCATATTCCAGCTTCCTAAATTGTTAACAAATCATAGTTGACATTATTAAcatctcacacacacacacacacacatagaaatatatagatttataatataataagagcAAGAGGAATATTAGCCCCACCACCGAATGGGATTAGATACTAAAACATATAGACCCATTAGATCTACTTTTGAAAAGATTCTCTAAAGATGCactacattaaaaaaattaagataccAAGGTTCAATTCCTAGCAACTCTAAGCTATGACATGACattaatctattattaaaaagagGATATTATGGGTTCGATTTTGCAACAATAACAAAAagatataatactccctccatccgcCCATTTGTTTATATAGGGTGGGGGTAAAATAGTGGAAAGAGTAAGGAAAGAGAGGGAAGTGttggacccatcaatatttaattagtaGATTACTGTTtttagaaagttttgaaatgtaaagaattgagagggacaTGCACAAAAGAAAACCATAAAGGAGtataatatttctaaatttCTAAGAACTGGATTTTTTACAAATAACATAAATAATTGAATGTAGTAACATAGATTATCGaaagaaacaaataaaatctaataagCATAActatagttgtataatttagtAATCTggtatcaaaaaaatatatgctagtttaatatatattctttaaataacataatttatatacCAAAATTACGCCTGATTATTTACAAGAAGttgataaacatatataaatttttaagaatAGCACAGAAATTTACTACATAAAACATTCTTacaataatttgtatattaaaaaataatatatataatgtccGTGGATCACACCAGATATAAGTGTGTAATAGTGTATTTTCAAGAACTAAAAAATCTCCAGACATTAAAAAGAAATGTCCAGATATGCGATCTTCTGGGTAAATTAGGTTAGTAGCATGGTAGAAGCATTCTTTATCCTTATAAGAGTTGCATCTACTACTTGTACAGTATAAAACCATAAAATAGACAGAACCATACAACAATAAAATCTACAGGCTTACTTGTGCAGCAAGACCAACAGCCACTATTTTTGAGCTACATCTGACCATATACACAGCTGATCGGAATCTCAAAACATGAACATAACTGTGAGATCTTAATGAGTAGAAACGGACAGCTGTAGGAGTATGAATAACAGTTCCAACACGAGGCTCATATTTATCCCTTACTGAACTATCCCTACCATTCTGCATTGGACCTGAACAACTTGTCTCTTCACTTGCCACAACCAAGAGCAAAGGAAGCGAATCCATAAATCCCTCACGATCATCACACTTTGCAGGGATTGGCTGCATTTGCAAGAAAGTGACTGCATCATCTCGGCGTGAGACCAGTTCAGTGACATTTGAAGCATCTTCAACATCAAGTACTTGAAATCCATTCGAGTACCCTAGAAGCAGGAGAGATTTCACTACAGAAGCACCAAGTTCTAATCGATCAAAGCCAGCCCATAAAACCTGCGTACAGGTGAATACACACAACACTCTACTAAGTATTTGTGGCAGACTATTAGCAGTTTCAAATGAAAGAGAAAGTACAATAACCCAAACAAAGCAGAAAATGGAGAGAAACAGGCGAAGATCTAAAATAGAACATCATATAAGTTCCAGGCAACCAAGAATGTCAACATGCTtaacaaataaatcataaatttgaTTATGTACACTTTAGCATCATGGCTTGTTGTAATTAACTCTATGCATGCATGTAACTTGACAAAAATACCAACCAACTAAAGGTTGTGTGTATAACACAACATATCACCTAAATCTGTATACATAACTGTTGGTGAGTACACAAGTGATTGGTAAGACAAACACGTGCACACACATAGAGACTTCAATGTAGTAGAAACTCAACTGACAAATTAAACACAGCTTCATTAGCTGCACTGAAATTTATAATTGCATCGAATTAATATCTAGGAATGCATATAAACCAAACATTACTGATTTGGAGAATCGGGTGAGGTAAAAAATCCACAATCTTTAGAATATATTGTTTATTAAGAGGTCATTCATGAAGCAATATCAGActgctttgttttgttttttttctttgggggggagggggggggtgGTTAAAACTGATATTGATCTATGTTCAGTCATCTATTTCCTCAGTTCTCAGGGGTGATATTATCAATGCAGTCCATAATAACACTACTTATTGACTTATTATCTAGCACCATGtttctatttataaatacaACTTATATGTCTTCTTGAGGTTTAAAAGTGAAACCATTAACCTTACATGCACTTTTAAATATCATAGTCTATACAGtacattataatattttcaacccTTATCTGTCAATTAAGGTGTCTATCTTATGGTTTATACCTGAGCAGCGAATCCTTTTTTCTATAGTAAAGAGTATATGTATATACCCTATACAACCATACGTACAAAGAGATATATGGCATACACTGTTTGAATAAAACATCCAGGCATAGTGAAAGTTGAGTATTCTATATAATAGAGTAAAAAAGCCAGAAAATGGATGCACGGACCAAccttatatcaaatataagttGTACCAACAGCAACATGGAGTGAACAAGgcacaaattaattaaatgaatCAAAGCATCCATTTCCACTAAATCATCGCAATGTTGACAAATACGCAGAATTACAGAATCTTTGTTTGAAGATTTGAGATTTTACAAACGCGAGAAAGACTAAGTGCATCTCCAACTAGCATACCATGTAGctaaaatatccatatggtgcacaaaaattagaaattataCATAGTCTGTTAAATTTGCATGTCTCGGAACAGGGCACTCCATTACGTATAACTTCAGTTTTAGTCAATCTAATTATGTCCACTGTATATGTTGAACCTCCGATACCTGTAGAATATTTATAGTATTTTTAAGCTATAGCCAATCATTATAATCAATCCAATTGGAGTACAACACCTTCCAGATTcggaaaattttaaagtatccttaatttttatattattttcattataaTCAATCCAATTGGAGTACAAAACCTTCCtgattcaaaaaatattagctaatcgttattttatattattttggagATACTCTGATACAGAGTCTCAAAGattttagaaattatatttaaagaggGAAAGGcaaattcaaacaacaaatACTTTCAGATTATTACAATGTAATCATGTTGAAGATGTTCCGCGCTAGTGTTAGTTTCGTAAGATGCAGAGACAGTTTTAACCTTAcctaataaaacaataaaaaaatgtatacaagATACTCCTACTCCTACAAACTAAGTAATAAGTATGGTCTGTTTTGGCTTAGCAAGCCGTATACCAATTTAACTATATAATTACTAGGCAGACAATTAGGTTACTAGATTCTCGAAATTGAAATAGTTTTATAGAGGTCGTGACTCGTGATAGAGCATTAATAGAGTTGTAATCACAAATCATAATTGTCTGAGGtcatgaaatataaaattaccAACAATGCCGCTGAAATAGAGAGGTACATCGATCTACATCAGGTGCGCTGAAGCAAACAAGAGACAAATGCGCATATCATTGGAATTCAGATGCATACAAGATACAACATGATCTCATTAACTTAAATGACTCCTTATACTAGATCAATTTCCTATTCACTTCAAAAACACAAACTAACTGAAAATTCATATCATCTAGTgctatatatacaaacaaacgaacatatatatatatagcactAGATGTTGTTATAATAAAGAAGAATAAAAAAGGACCTGGTCCTTGTGAAAATGATCATCGGCGGCAACAGAAGCGCGAACAGCGGACGACACCGTTTTGATACAAGAGGAGATAAGTTTAGGTAAGAAGCCATTAGTAGCAGTCGTATTAGTTTTGTTAGAGTTGTTAATATAGTTGTTTTGGTTTCTCCTCATAATAATCAAAAACAAACCGCCAGTTGGAGACGATAGTTACTCAAACAGAGGAATCCAATCTTGCATttatacagagagagagagaaagagagagagagagagggagagagatgtaTTATGTataggtggtggtggtgttgTGGTTGTATTGGGTTTGACCTCTAACTACACGGACGCTTCCTATTTCTTCTGTATCTATATATCCATATCCTGTATCTATATTCCTGGAGTTGCTTGTGTTTTTATTTTGCGCTGCAATCGAGTCTTGTCTGctctaaatttcaaatttttatttttattcctaTTACGTTATTTTGGTATATTCCATATTCTTCATTACCCCCATCGCTTTTTCATTACTTTAGTTATTCTAGCTAATAAATCTTTTTAAATTGGTATGATGAgcttatcaaatataaaaattggaTTTGACCGATATAAACATCAGGAGATTTGTCGGACAGAACATCTTATAATAGTTAAtcgaataattaatttattgaaaaaataaattttgcaaTAACGACATATACTTGATTTTACTTAAATCAAAttatatcaatttaaaaatttcatgaagTCGGTTATTGATTTACAAACTAATAAACTATTTAGATgggaattataatttaattttttagagCTCAG
Protein-coding regions in this window:
- the LOC108205106 gene encoding autophagy-related protein 18h, with product MRRNQNNYINNSNKTNTTATNGFLPKLISSCIKTVSSAVRASVAADDHFHKDQVLWAGFDRLELGASVVKSLLLLGYSNGFQVLDVEDASNVTELVSRRDDAVTFLQMQPIPAKCDDREGFMDSLPLLLVVASEETSCSGPMQNGRDSSVRDKYEPRVGTVIHTPTAVRFYSLRSHSYVHVLRFRSAVYMVRCSSKIVAVGLAAQIYCFDALTLESKFSVLTYHVPRLGGQALSGVNIGYGPMAVGPRWLAYASNNPLLPNTGRLSPQSLSPSPGVSPSTSPSNGNLMARYAMESSKQLATGIINLGDMGIKTFSKYCHELLPDGSSSPVSSIASGKVGRTTAHLSDVDTAGTVVIKDFVSRAVVSQFRAHTCPIAALCFDPSGTLLVTASVKGNNINIFRIVPTYLQNGSGSHSYDWSSSHVHLYKLHRGITSAVIQDICFSPSSHWIAIVSSNHTGHIFVLSPFGGETGLQMQNSNLNGPTLLPLRSVPWWSTSSYMLKQSYSPPPPPLITLSVVSRIKNSTWLSTVRNAASSAAGKLPPPPGVVSAIFHSSVGNLQPTNLTVNALEHLMVYTPSGNVVQYELLHSVGGDQGESFLRNGTSSLEQVQDEELKVKASPVQWWDVCRRADWPEREEFIQGNVLGRQDSAETVICPYEYEDDGTKEKDTVKHHDQYHWYLSKAEVQIRSGRTPVWQKSKVYSYAMSSVSVEGGRPNLYSSGGEIEIEKLHAREIEIRRKDLLPVSDHFHQLHHKWANNRGINVRYSPSSSLSDEGNKYSDDEQALIPSSVDNLITGIRSSATDLSKQEYHATMNSYPPFRPIDNENKGVKGSNFLPTQNSIGRAATSLSPEPSPSMISAFEECYVNNYSSISSKPSPSGGNISEEVLSSSSVVTGDVSNTSSKCTDSTMNLPEELGHEDIHYFQEGYFESTSLDKFNQFNKHTTEVDRSTSHCNKADFEEDADSDDILGGVFAFSKEG